Proteins co-encoded in one Phalacrocorax carbo chromosome 5, bPhaCar2.1, whole genome shotgun sequence genomic window:
- the SLC35F5 gene encoding solute carrier family 35 member F5 isoform X2, with the protein MVWVFIMNRMSSQSSSSTQRRRMALGIVILLLVDVIWVASSELTSYVFTKYNKPFFSTFAKTSMFVLYLLGFIVWKPWRQQCTRGFRGRHATFFADAEGYFAACTTDNSVNSSLSEPLYVPVKFHDLPTEKNGSNNSDAEKTPKKPRVRFSNIMEIRQLPSSHALEAKLSRMSYPTVKEQESILKTVGKLTATQVAKISFFFCFVWFLANFSYQEALSDTQVAIVNILSSTSGLFTLILAAVFPSNSGDRFTLSKLLAVILSIGGVVLVNLSGSEKSSGKDTIGSLWSLVGAMLYAVYIVMIKRKVDREDKLDIPMFFGFVGLFNLLLLWPGFFLLHYTGFEAFEFPSKLIWMCIVINGLIGTVLSEFLWLWGCFLTSSLIGTLALSLTIPLSIIADMCMQKVQFSWLFFAGAIPVFFSFFIATLLCHYNNWDPVMVGIRRIFAFICRKHRIQRMPEESEQCESLIPMHSVSQDGDSCCS; encoded by the exons ATGGTGTGGGTTTTTATCATGAACCGGATGAGCTCCCAGAGCAGTTCATCCACTCAGCGTAGGCGAATGGCTCTAGGAATTGTCATTCTTCTCCTCGTTGATGTGATATGGGTTGCTTCTTCAGAACTCACTTCT tatGTTTTCACAAAGTACAACAAACCTTTTTTCAGTACATTTGCAAAAACATCCATGTTTGTTCTATACCTCTTGGGATTTATTGTTTGGAAACCATGGAGGCAACAGTGTACTCGTGGGTTTCGTGGAAGGCATGCAACTTTT TTTGCAGATGCTGAAGGTTATTTTGCTGCTTGTACAACAGATAACAGTGTAAACAGTTCTCTG AGTGAACCTTTATATGTTCCTGTAAAGTTTCATGATTtgccaactgaaaaaaatggcagTAATAACAGCGATGCAGAGAAAA cTCCCAAAAAGCCTCGTGTAAGGTTCAGTAATATTATGGAGATTCGACAACTCCCATCGAGCCATGCATTGGAAGCGAAGTTGTCTCGCATGTCATATCCAACGGTTAAGGAGCAGGAATCAATATTAAAAACTGTAGGAAAACTCACTGCAACTCAAGTAGCaaaaattagctttttcttttgctttgtg TGGTTCTTGGCAAATTTCTCTTACCAAGAAGCTCTGTCAGACACCCAAGTTGCCATAGTTAATATCTTGTCTTCAACCTCTG GGCTTTTTACTTTAATCTTAGCTGCAGTCTTTCCCAGTAACAGTGGCGATAGGTTTACCCTGTCCAAATTATTAGCTGTTATTTTAAG CATTGGTGGTGTGGTACTTGTTAACCTTTCTGGATCTGAGAAATCTTCCGGAAAAGATACAATag GTTCCCTTTGGTCTCTTGTGGGAGCAATGCTGTATGCTGTGTACATAGTAATGATAAAAAGGAAAGTAGATAGAGAAGATAAACTTGACATACCAATGTTCTTTG GTTTTGTAGGGCTGTTTAATCTGTTGCTGCTGTGGCCAgggtttttccttcttcactATACTGGGTTTGAAGCATTTGAGTTTCCCAGTAAACTGATATGGATGTGCATTGTCATTAATGGCCTTATCGGGACAGTTCTGTCAGAGTTCCTCTGGCTGTG GGGATGCTTTCTTACCTCATCACTGATAGGCACACTTGCGCTAAGCCTTACAATACCTCTGTCCATAATAGCTGACATGTGCATGCAAAAG GTGCAGTTTTCCTGGTTATTTTTTGCGGGGGCGatccctgtatttttttcttttttcattgcaaCTCTCTTATGTCACTATAACAACTGGGATCCAGTGATGGTGGGAATCAGAAgaatttttgcctttatttgtAGAAAACATCGAATTCAGAG aatGCCGGAAGAAAGTGAGCAGTGTGAAAGTCTCATTCCTATGCATAGTGTTTCACAAGATGGAGACAGTTGCTGTTCGTAG
- the SLC35F5 gene encoding solute carrier family 35 member F5 isoform X1, with the protein MTAPTLTLLKWLQMVWVFIMNRMSSQSSSSTQRRRMALGIVILLLVDVIWVASSELTSYVFTKYNKPFFSTFAKTSMFVLYLLGFIVWKPWRQQCTRGFRGRHATFFADAEGYFAACTTDNSVNSSLSEPLYVPVKFHDLPTEKNGSNNSDAEKTPKKPRVRFSNIMEIRQLPSSHALEAKLSRMSYPTVKEQESILKTVGKLTATQVAKISFFFCFVWFLANFSYQEALSDTQVAIVNILSSTSGLFTLILAAVFPSNSGDRFTLSKLLAVILSIGGVVLVNLSGSEKSSGKDTIGSLWSLVGAMLYAVYIVMIKRKVDREDKLDIPMFFGFVGLFNLLLLWPGFFLLHYTGFEAFEFPSKLIWMCIVINGLIGTVLSEFLWLWGCFLTSSLIGTLALSLTIPLSIIADMCMQKVQFSWLFFAGAIPVFFSFFIATLLCHYNNWDPVMVGIRRIFAFICRKHRIQRMPEESEQCESLIPMHSVSQDGDSCCS; encoded by the exons ATGACAGCACCAACTCTAACACTGTTAAAatg GTTACAAATGGTGTGGGTTTTTATCATGAACCGGATGAGCTCCCAGAGCAGTTCATCCACTCAGCGTAGGCGAATGGCTCTAGGAATTGTCATTCTTCTCCTCGTTGATGTGATATGGGTTGCTTCTTCAGAACTCACTTCT tatGTTTTCACAAAGTACAACAAACCTTTTTTCAGTACATTTGCAAAAACATCCATGTTTGTTCTATACCTCTTGGGATTTATTGTTTGGAAACCATGGAGGCAACAGTGTACTCGTGGGTTTCGTGGAAGGCATGCAACTTTT TTTGCAGATGCTGAAGGTTATTTTGCTGCTTGTACAACAGATAACAGTGTAAACAGTTCTCTG AGTGAACCTTTATATGTTCCTGTAAAGTTTCATGATTtgccaactgaaaaaaatggcagTAATAACAGCGATGCAGAGAAAA cTCCCAAAAAGCCTCGTGTAAGGTTCAGTAATATTATGGAGATTCGACAACTCCCATCGAGCCATGCATTGGAAGCGAAGTTGTCTCGCATGTCATATCCAACGGTTAAGGAGCAGGAATCAATATTAAAAACTGTAGGAAAACTCACTGCAACTCAAGTAGCaaaaattagctttttcttttgctttgtg TGGTTCTTGGCAAATTTCTCTTACCAAGAAGCTCTGTCAGACACCCAAGTTGCCATAGTTAATATCTTGTCTTCAACCTCTG GGCTTTTTACTTTAATCTTAGCTGCAGTCTTTCCCAGTAACAGTGGCGATAGGTTTACCCTGTCCAAATTATTAGCTGTTATTTTAAG CATTGGTGGTGTGGTACTTGTTAACCTTTCTGGATCTGAGAAATCTTCCGGAAAAGATACAATag GTTCCCTTTGGTCTCTTGTGGGAGCAATGCTGTATGCTGTGTACATAGTAATGATAAAAAGGAAAGTAGATAGAGAAGATAAACTTGACATACCAATGTTCTTTG GTTTTGTAGGGCTGTTTAATCTGTTGCTGCTGTGGCCAgggtttttccttcttcactATACTGGGTTTGAAGCATTTGAGTTTCCCAGTAAACTGATATGGATGTGCATTGTCATTAATGGCCTTATCGGGACAGTTCTGTCAGAGTTCCTCTGGCTGTG GGGATGCTTTCTTACCTCATCACTGATAGGCACACTTGCGCTAAGCCTTACAATACCTCTGTCCATAATAGCTGACATGTGCATGCAAAAG GTGCAGTTTTCCTGGTTATTTTTTGCGGGGGCGatccctgtatttttttcttttttcattgcaaCTCTCTTATGTCACTATAACAACTGGGATCCAGTGATGGTGGGAATCAGAAgaatttttgcctttatttgtAGAAAACATCGAATTCAGAG aatGCCGGAAGAAAGTGAGCAGTGTGAAAGTCTCATTCCTATGCATAGTGTTTCACAAGATGGAGACAGTTGCTGTTCGTAG